Part of the Lysobacter enzymogenes genome is shown below.
CTGCTCGAGGCGGCCGAGGCGCTGTTCATTCGCCACGGCTACGAGGGCATGCTGCTGCGCCAGATCACCAGCGAGGCCAAGGTCAACCTGGCCGCGGTGAACTACCACTTCGGCAGCAAGGAAGCGCTGGTGCAGGAGCTGCTGTCCTCGCGCCTGGACCGGCTCAACCAGGAGCGCCTGCAACTGCTCGCGCTGTGCGAGGAACGCTTCGGCGCGCAGGCCCTGGACGCGCCGACGGTGCTGAGCATCCTGTTCGTGCCGGCGGTGCGGCTCAGCCGCGACAGCGCCGGCGGCATTTCCTTCATGCGCCTGCTCGGGCGCGTCTACAGCGATCCCTCGCCGTTCGTGCGCGGCTTCCTGTACGAGCATTACCAGCCGATCTACGAGCGCTTCTTCGAAGCCTTCGCGCGCGCGCTGCCCCACCAGTCGCGCAACGAGCTCGGCACCCGCCTGCATTTCGCGCTGAAGGCGCTGTCGGGCGTGCTGGCCGGCGAAAACATGGACGAACTGATCGCGGCGATCTGCGTCGGCGAGGCGGTCAGCGATTCGCTGATGCTCGGCCGGCTGGTCGCCTTCGTCTCACCGTTGTTGACCGCGCCGTTCGACAATCTGACCCAGGTCCGCCACGTCGAACAGGTCATGGGCCTGGCGCCGGCCGCGGCGCTCGGGGCGGATGCGACCCTGCGCACGGAGCGCGACAGCGGGCGCAAGCCGCGCGGGATTCTGCCGTTGTGGGCCGAAAAGGTGGTGGGCGCATGAAC
Proteins encoded:
- a CDS encoding TetR/AcrR family transcriptional regulator, with the protein product MNSPRANSSDTRRRLLEAAEALFIRHGYEGMLLRQITSEAKVNLAAVNYHFGSKEALVQELLSSRLDRLNQERLQLLALCEERFGAQALDAPTVLSILFVPAVRLSRDSAGGISFMRLLGRVYSDPSPFVRGFLYEHYQPIYERFFEAFARALPHQSRNELGTRLHFALKALSGVLAGENMDELIAAICVGEAVSDSLMLGRLVAFVSPLLTAPFDNLTQVRHVEQVMGLAPAAALGADATLRTERDSGRKPRGILPLWAEKVVGA